A genomic segment from Aspergillus puulaauensis MK2 DNA, chromosome 1, nearly complete sequence encodes:
- a CDS encoding putative NAD+ kinase (COG:G;~EggNog:ENOG410PGK0;~InterPro:IPR016064,IPR017437,IPR002504;~PFAM:PF01513;~go_function: GO:0003951 - NAD+ kinase activity [Evidence IEA];~go_process: GO:0006741 - NADP biosynthetic process [Evidence IEA];~go_process: GO:0019674 - NAD metabolic process [Evidence IEA]) codes for MDRRSPSPRDTGRDGHEQQENDPNQFEVLLPPRTYSHRRKASLVMADEPRHPDPDEATACFVHSLIAGEGLTPARIANFRISKDKSKLEADIVDSSAAAAHDVAITEEDDEEKEDIENTKPDNHLRTKSPRTRANEVESRQLTKKQLSDMAWNVRNLSKKLDNIRLKLNVKTIFLVTKAGDESVVDATRKVTQWLLSKDRGVEYVVYIEDRLRVDPEFNYEGLLKENPAVERRLKFWDTKLATDQAYLFDFVVTLGGDGTVLYTSWLFQHVVPPVLSFSLGSLGFLTKFDFNNYESILGSAIQGGVMVSLRLRFECTIMRSNPHKRETPSSKKHRDLVEELIGDESDGTLSHRPDGVVHILNDIVVDRGPNPTMSSIELFGGDEHFTTLQADGVCIATPTGSTAYNMAAGGSLSHPDNPVILITAICAHTLSFRPIILPDTVVLRVGVPYDARTSSWASFDGRQRVELLPGDYVTVSASRYPFANVLPHGGRGDDWMHSLSKTLNWNTRQRQKAMQ; via the exons ATGGACAGACGGAGCCCAAGTCCTCGAGATACT GGCCGCGACGGACACGAGCAGCAAGAAAACGATCCCAATCAGTTCGAG gtcctcctcccccctAGAACCTACAGCCACCGCCGCAAAGCATCCCTCGTAATGGCCGATGAACCCAGACACCCAGACCCCGACGAAGCGACAGCATGCTTCGTGCATTCCCTCATCGCAGGCGAAGGGCTCACACCCGCCCGAATCGCCAATTTCCGGATATCAAAGGACAAGTCGAAGCTGGAGGCGGACATTGTCGATAGTTccgcggcggcggcgcaCGACGTCGCGATCAcggaagaggacgatgaagaaaaagaagacaTTGAAAATACGAAACCAGATAACCATCTCCGGACGAAGTCGCCACGCACGAGGGCGAACGAGGTCGAGTCCCGACAGCTTACGAAGAAACAACTCTCCGATATGGCGTGGAATGTGCGCAACCTGTCCAAGAAGCTCGATAACATTCGGCTTAAGCTCAATGTTAAGACGATATTCCTTGTCACCAAGGCCGGGGATGAGTCGGTTGTTGATGCGACGAGAAAAGTTACGCAGTGGTTACTGTCTAAGGACCGTGGGGTGGAGTACGTGGTGTACATAGAGGACAGGCTGCGCGTTGACCCGGAGTTCAACTACGAGGGTCTGCTGAAGGAGAATCCGGCCGTGGAAAGGCGGCTCAAGTTTTGGGATACGAAGCTGGCTACCGACCAGGCGTATCTGTTTGACTTTGTCGTCACGCTTGGTGGTGACGGGACGGTGCTCTACACGAGCTGGTTGTTCCAACATGTTGTGCCGCCTGTGCTGTCCTTTTCGTTGGGGTCGCTTGGGTTCTTGACGAAGTTTGATTTCAATAACTACGAGAGTATCCTCGGGTCTGCGATCCAGGGCGGCGTCATGGTTagtctgcggctgcggttCGAATGCACGATTATGCGGAGCAACCCACACAAAAGAGAAACACCATCTAGCAAGAAGCATCGagatctcgtcgaggagTTAATAGGTGATGAATCGGACGGCACACTCAGCCACAGACCCGATGGCGTCGTACATATCCTAAACGATATTGTCGTGGACAGAGGGCCTAATCCTA CCATGTCCTCAATTGAGCTCTTCGGCGGTGACGAACACTTCACAACCCTGCAGGCTGACGGCGTCTGCATCGCCACGCCAACCGGGTCAACAGCCTACAACATGGCGGCGGGCGGCTCCCTCTCGCATCCCGATAACCCGGTCATCCTGATCACTGCCATCTGCGCACACACGCTCTCCTTCCGCCCGATTATCCTCCCCGACACCGTCGTGCTTCGGGTTGGAGTTCCTTACGACGCAAGGACAAGCTCCTGGGCGAGCTTTGACGGACGACAGAG AGTTGAATTACTCCCCGGCGACTACGTGACGGTTTCTGCATCGCGATATCCATTTGCAAATGTCCTGCCTCATGGAGGTCGTGGCGATGACTGGATGCATAGTTTGTCCAAGACGTTGAACTGGAATACGCggcagaggcagaaggcCATGCAGTAG
- a CDS encoding uncharacterized protein (COG:Q;~EggNog:ENOG410PIUN;~InterPro:IPR002347,IPR036291,IPR020904;~PFAM:PF00106,PF13561,PF08659;~go_function: GO:0016491 - oxidoreductase activity [Evidence IEA];~go_process: GO:0055114 - oxidation-reduction process [Evidence IEA]) has product MSSSHKLPSSLPTSSLHLLALCRPTMKPADATFIISGGCSGLGLETARELHRAGANVLLLDLHPGLDEDVVKQFGADRAKFVETDVTDTSSVQAAVASGADWIKQTGKRFGGVVAAAGVGLPSKIYDARSKSPVELSNIDFVLNVNLRGTLDLLRLSIPHLVQNEPFTSDGERGVLILVSSSAAFDGQPGQVAYSASKGAIASMTLPLARDVARYGIRVVTIAPSLFESNMTKALPDKARASLERVMEFPRRAGKPEEFGHMVISSIENSMLNGTVIRIDGAMRMPSKM; this is encoded by the exons ATGAGCTCAAGTCACAAGCTTCCCTCTTCACTTCCAACTTCTTCATTGCATCTCCTTGCACTCTGTAGGCCTACCATGAAGCCCGCAGACGCTACTTTCATCATATCCGGCGGATGCTCAGGACTAGGGCTTGAAACAGCCCGCGAGCTCCACCGCGCCGGGGCTAATGTACTGCTGCTGGACTTGCACCCAGGcctggatgaggacgtgGTCAAGCAATTCGGCGCCGACAGAGCGAAGTTCGTGGAAACGGACGTCACCGACACATCAAGCGTTCAAGCTGCCGTGGCTTCCGGTGCAGACTGGATCAAGCAGACTGGGAAGCGGTTTGGAGGAGTTGTTgcggctgctggtgttgggtTACCGTCCAAG ATCTACGATGCACGATCAAAATCCCCAGTGGAACTCTCAAACATCGACTTCGTCCTGAACGTGAACCTCCGAGGAACACTTGATCTTCTCCGTCTCAGCATCCCCCATCTAGTTCAAAACGAACCTTTCACCAGCGACGGAGAACGAGGCGTGCTTATCTTGGTATCGTCGTCAGCCGCCTTCGACGGCCAGCCCGGCCAGGTTGCCTATTCCGCGTCAAAGGGTGCGATTGCTTCGATGACGCTTCCGCTGGCCCGCGACGTTGCTAGATACGGTATTCGTGTGGTCACCATTGCCCCGAGTCTGTTTGAGAGCAACATGACCAAGGCTCTCCCCGACAAGGCGCGCGCGAGTCTTGAGCGAGTAATGGAGTTTCCGCGCCGGGCGGGGAAGCCTGAGGAATTCGGACACATGGTTATCTCGAGCATTGAAAATTCGATGCTGAATGGGACTGTTATACGCATTGACGGGGCTATGAGAATGCCGAGCAAAATGTAA
- a CDS encoding uncharacterized protein (COG:S;~EggNog:ENOG410PZ7E), giving the protein MDEVHYEWVDVSPYLGHKKPGKFYAPRKNYHVSLITRDDFLSDGSSINKSIIATAGPSMTRPLAFLGPMVAIREVDYDTYCDITLADFRCLSEYLRCYGAPASANPTNSPGKPIHAIKASRGVKIRRQGGDIPQRSDIFVPVNVTANTMSASFGEGVLSTLSVRLGMPIRIWKYPNAKDDAGAFNPDALSLLREVSPINPLFGHPHPYWDAGIEDVLAVREDGQDLSVQDVRIMCGFGAILYCDMVVNVNVIPGRFVYPGRFVLTPPKTMLDQL; this is encoded by the coding sequence ATGGATGAAGTCCACTACGAGTGGGTTGACGTGTCTCCGTATCTCGGACACAAAAAGCCAGGAAAGTTCTACGCTCCTCGGAAGAATTACCATGTGTCGCTTATTACCCGCGACGACTTTTTGAGCGATGGGTCATCCATCAACAAAAGTATCATAGCAACAGCAGGCCCCTCAATGACCCGTCCTTTGGCATTCCTCGGCCCCATGGTGGCAATCAGAGAGGTCGACTATGACACCTATTGTGATATCACCCTGGCCGACTTCCGGTGCCTCTCAGAGTACCTTCGATGCTACGGCGCACCTGCTTCTGCCAATCCAACGAATAGTCCAGGTAAACCAATTCACGCAATCAAAGCCAGTCGTGGGGTGAAAATAAGACGCCAGGGAGGCGATATCCCGCAAAGATCCGACATATTCGTCCCCGTCAATGTTACCGCTAATACTATGTCGGCTTCTTTCGGCGAAGGTGTTCTTTCGACCCTCTCCGTGCGCCTCGGAATGCCCATCCGTATCTGGAAGTACCCCAACGCTAAggacgacgctggagctTTCAATCCGGATGCACTTTCACTGTTACGGGAGGTTAGCCCTATTAATCCTCTTTTTGGACATCCTCACCCTTATTGGGATGCTGGTATCGAGGATGTTTTGGCTGTGCGCGAGGACGGACAGGATCTGTCTGTCCAAGACGTGCGGATCATGTGTGGCTTTGGGGCCATTTTATACTGTGATATGGTCGTAAATGttaacgtaattcccggtcggttcgtgtatcccggtcggttcgtgctTACCCCCCCAAAAACCATGCTTGATCAACTTTAA
- a CDS encoding NAD(P)-dependent alcohol dehydrogenase (COG:Q;~EggNog:ENOG410PJ7N;~InterPro:IPR013154,IPR036291,IPR011032,IPR020843;~PFAM:PF00107,PF08240,PF13602;~go_function: GO:0016491 - oxidoreductase activity [Evidence IEA];~go_process: GO:0055114 - oxidation-reduction process [Evidence IEA]), translating to MAEYMKAWQQATPGPVEENLKLIDNAIQPNTASLKQDEILVRVASAGLNPADYKTIEMGLMSRAIAKFPKTVGMDLSGTVVAVAEAEAEGSTGVKVGDNVLGRVEPFQSYGALSEYVVLPRDAYAVLPKGVNLDQASGVPTAGMTAYQSIKPYIKPGDRVFINGGSGGTGTFSIQIAKALGCHVTTSCSTGKVELVKDLGADAVIDYRVDDIVAVLEAEGQVYDLVVDNVGSSPKDFFTTTPKFLKPEGYFISVGGSASLQTAKNFAQGLLRPTFLGGTPRKFVPCVTKNVHDDYEQLVRWLADGTITTIIESTFEFEEAIEALKYLKKGSSAGKVIVHVSSKV from the coding sequence ATGGCAGAATACATGAAAGCCTGGCAACAGGCCACACCCGGCCCCGTCGAGGAGAACCTCAAACTCATCGACAACGCCATACAGCCCAATACAGCAAGCCTCAAACAAGACGAGATCCTCGTCCGCGTCGCCAGCGCCGGGCTTAACCCCGCAGACTACAAAACCATAGAAATGGGCCTCATGTCCCGCGCCATCGCCAAGTTCCCCAAAACAGTGGGCATGGATCTCAGCGGTACTGTTGTAGCtgtggctgaggctgaggctgaaggGTCAACCGGCGTCAAGGTCGGCGATAACGTCCTCGGCCGGGTCGAGCCCTTCCAGTCGTATGGCGCACTATCTGAATACGTGGTACTTCCACGGGATGCATACGCCGTGCTACCCAAGGGCGTGAATCTCGATCAGGCTTCCGGGGTGCCTACGGCGGGGATGACGGCGTATCAAAGCATCAAGCCGTACATCAAACCCGGCGACCgggtcttcatcaacggcGGCTCCGGAGGAACAGGGACCTTTAGCATCCAAATTGCAAAGGCGCTCGGATGCCACGTCACGACGTCCTGCTCAACAGGCAAAGTCGAGCTAGTGAAGGATCTAGGCGCCGACGCGGTAATCGACTACCGGGTCGACGACATCGTGGCTGTGCTTGAAGCCGAGGGCCAGGTTTATGATCTGGTGGTGGACAACGTTGGGAGCTCGCCAAAGGACTTTTTCACCACGACGCCCAAATTCCTTAAGCCGGAGGGTTACTTTATTAGCGTGGGGGGCTCTGCGTCGCTCCAGACGGCCAAGAATTTCGCCCAGGGCTTGCTGAGGCCGACATTTCTGGGTGGCACGCCGCGCAAGTTTGTGCCTTGTGTCACTAAGAATGTACACGACGACTACGAGCAGCTGGTGAGGTGGCTGGCGGATGGGACAATAACGACCATTATCGAGTCAACGTTTGAATTTGAGGAGGCAATTGAGGCATTGAAGTATCTAAAAAAGGGCTCCAGTGCGGGGAAGGTGATTGTACACGTCTCGTCCAAGGTATGA